Proteins co-encoded in one Lineus longissimus chromosome 11, tnLinLong1.2, whole genome shotgun sequence genomic window:
- the LOC135495598 gene encoding serine/threonine-protein kinase Nek11-like, giving the protein MPPGRKTKEGDKKEVLANRYQKEKKLGSGNFGTAFLVKDLKKGGELKVLKEIPVGDLQPDETVDAMSEARLLSKLDHPGIVKFHDSFLDGEYCCIVCEYCEGGDLDQKITKYKKEGKHFEEIQVIEWILQFLLAVNHMHSRRVLHRDLKARNIFLKNNMIKIGDFGISRILMGTVDMASTFTGTPYYMSPEVLKHEGYNSKSDIWSVGCILYELCTLQHAFEGQSLMGVMYKIVEGDCPELPDRYSKQLGEVLKKLLTKDPEKRPSAHDMLQIPFMSRHLGKMKDSYLGKRNIKEETIVCKKEAQEIATLLREKSCLKTLQQEEEEIKYKNMSPRERMRLRKMQEADAKAKKIREVASANFLANQTRKQTRLEITQARQKVPWAQAQGRGRGQGAASQSLGPKSTMMQQDIRPKTTEYSRRVPEYAAHEDYDDHHLSHSLGYERNSDPYSDDYHEHTIVHQDDDDIVYSKPGYGEPEYPDENEHTLVERTLVARPPLHHTLNVGGGDDRPITPLKDKMIYDVAHSSLDFRDGIPDDPKLAETFYEQYDDFEENPDGDDDGFGEGTLGDDDELQLINYMENALASDDAGRTQTFADDTVSGAFGPAARDIKIKNLRAECEKKMGKADFQKAYNYLKKARGDKKKPADEGTIHKTLKSLVKNPYDCFYVDQLLFLEEQTSLGT; this is encoded by the exons ATGCCTCCTGGAAGAAAAACCAAGGAGGGTGATAAGAAGGAAGTGCTGGCCAACCGCTACCAGAAAGAGAAGAAGCTTGGTAGTGGCAACTTTGGAACAGCTTTCTTGGTCAAGGATCTGAAGAAGGGTGGAGAATT GAAAGTTCTAAAGGAGATTCCAGTTGGTGACCTCCAGCCAGATGAGACTGTAGATGCTATGTCCGAGGCCAGGTTGTTGTCCAAATTGGACCATCCTGGCATCGTCAAATTCCACGACAGTTTTCTGGATGGGGAGTACTGCTGTATAGTGTGTGAATATTGTGAG GGAGGAGACTTGGATCAGAAGATTACAAAATATAAGAAGGAAGGCAAACATTTTGAAGAGATTCAAGTGATTGAATGGATTCTACAGTTTCTTCTTGCCGTCAATCATATGCATTCAAGGCGGGTTCTACACAGAGATTTAAAAGCTAG aaatatatttttgaagaataatatgataaaaatagGTGACTTTGGAATCTCGAGGATTCTAATGGGGACAGTGGACATGGCTTCAACATTTACGGGGACGCCATACTACATGAGTCCGGAAGTGCTGAAACATGAAGGCTACAACTCTAAGTCTGACATATG GTCGGTTGGTTGTATTCTCTATGAACTGTGTACCCTCCAGCATGCTTTTGAAGGTCAGAGTCTGATGGGCGTCATGTACAAGATCGTAGAAGGAGATTGTCCAGAATTGCCTGACCGATATTCAAAACAGTTGGGAGAAGTATTGAAAAA ACTGCTCACCAAAGATCCAGAAAAACGACCATCTGCTCACGATATGCTACAGATACCTTTTATGTCTAGACATTTGGGG aaaatgaaggACTCGTATCTCGGCAAGAGAAATATCAAAGAGGAGACCATTGTGTGTAAGAAAGAGGCCCAGGAAATTGCCACACTCCT GCGAGAGAAGTCCTGCCTTAAAACCTTACAACAGGAGGAAGAGGAGATTAAGTATAAGAATATGTCGCCTCGTGAACGTATGCGTTTACGCAAGATGCAGGAAGCTGACGCCAAAGCCAAGAAGATCCG TGAAGTTGCCTCGGCCAATTTTCTTGCCAATCAGACCCGTAAACAGACCAGATTAGAAATCACACAGGCAAGGCAGAAG GTTCCATGGGCGCAGGCACAAGGAAGAGGCCGGGGGCAAGGTGCTGCCAGTCAAAGTTTGGGGCCCAAGTCAACGATGATGCAGCAGGATATCCGTCCAAAAACCACAGAAT ATTCCCGTAGAGTGCCCGAGTATGCAGCACATGAGGACTACGACGACCATCATTTGAGTCATTCGCTTGGCTATGAAAGAAATAGCGACCCATACTCGGATGATTACCACGAGCACACCATCGTACATCAAGACGATGACGACATCGTGTACAGCAAGCCCGGTTATGGCGAGCCGGAATACCCGGATGAAAATGAACATACTCTAGTGGAGCGTACCCTGGTGGCGCGCCCACCATTGCATCACACGCTAAATGTCGGCGGCGGAGACGATCGGCCGATCACGCCACTGAAGGATAAGATGATTTATGATGTGGCGCATTCCTCACTTGATTTCAGAGATG gaattcCAGATGACCCCAAACTTGCTGAGACATTTTATGAGCAGTATGACGACTTTGAAGAGAACCCCGATGGAGATGATGACGGATTTGGTGAGGGAACATTGGGTGATGACGACGAACTACAGCTTATCAATTATATGGAGAACGCACTTGCTTCCGATGATGCAG GTCGCACCCAGACTTTTGCTGATGATACGGTGTCTGGGGCTTTTGGACCAGCAGCAAGagacatcaaaatcaaaaaccttAGAGC TGAGTGTGAGAAGAAGATGGGAAAAGCAGACTTCCAGAAGGCGTACAACTACTTGAAGAAGGCACGAGGGGATAAGAAAAAACCCGCCGACGAAGGAACGATCCATAAGACGTTAAAGTCCTTGGTGAAAAATCCCTATGACTGTTTCTACGTTGATCAGTTATTATTCCTTGAGGAGCAGACTAGCCTAGGAACCTGA
- the LOC135496257 gene encoding prolow-density lipoprotein receptor-related protein 1-like has protein sequence MMLATSNMTSLLTNDCAGNTHLKYRCANEECFFMSSLCPTSSKCPWSLPDRRYMYFCPLTGWCERMDTYCLRPCGFKYGIYHYDAQCTGYPGLCGLISFNCPPVCSKLKPYKCLKERKCVKGPNWCGDCSGFRCKSDRTCISSYKKCDGLSDCSDGSDEISCYTAPADPGDGTSNEIALESWQILAICGVVLLVLLLCTYWCCKNKRDSNGEQSRTVGVTSRERQTTTSSGPRLTGATMPSATTSSPPYRPHQSHTPVTRGQSEAGYHPLSTNNTQHSYPRVARSYPVDQPVDSAPSRYPRAASNHPLHPPSTSVHIPNENSTAAPPPSYSEVIENDDQYKLKDPALPTYEEYTESPSAKETFM, from the exons ATGATGTTGGCAACTAGTAACATGACGTCATTATTGACTAACGACTGTGCAGGAAATACACATTTGAAATACAGATGTGCGAATGAAGAGTGCTTTTTTATGTCTTCTCTTTGCCCTA CCTCAAGCAAATGTCCGTGGTCATTGCCGGacagaagatacatgtacttctgtccTCTTACTGGATGGTGTGAAAGAATGGATACCTATTGCC TTCGGCCTTGTGGGTTCAAATATGGCATCTACCATTATGACGCACAGTGCACTGGTTATCCAGGATTATGTGGATTAATATCATTCAATTGTC CACCTGTGTGTTCAAAATTAAAACCATACAAATGCCTGAAGGAGAGGAAATGTGTTAAAGGACCAAATTGGTGTG GTGATTGCAGTGGATTTCGATGCAAATCAGACAGAACGTGTATCAGTTCTTATAAAAAATGTGATGGTCTTTCGGACTGCAGCGATGGCTCAGATGAGATTTCTTGTTACACGGCACCTGCTGACCCAGGAGATGGTACTAGTAATGAAATTGCACTGG AGAGTTGGCAAATTTTGGCAATCTGTGGAGTTGTTCTGCTTGTGCTTCTCTTGTGCACTTACTGGTGCTGTAAAAATAAAAGAGACAGTAATG GTGAACAATCCAGGACTGTCGGTGTCACCAGCCGAGAACGCCAGACGACCACTTCCTCTGGACCAAGACTGACTGGTGCGACCATGCCATCTGCTACAACTTCATCGCCTCCGTACAGGCCGCATCAAAGCCATACCCCCGTAACCCGAGGACAATCCGAG GCTGGCTATCACCCGTTGTCAACAAACAATACTCAACACAGTTATCCACGCGTGGCCAGAAGCTATCCAGTGGATCAACCAGTAGACAGTGCTCCCAGCAGGTATCCGCGGGCAGCAAGCAACCATCCATTACATCCACCATCTACCAGTGTGCATATACCTAATGAGAATTCGACAGCTGCACCACCACCTTCATAttcagaggtgatagaaaatGACGATCAGTACAAATTGAAAGATCCAGCG